A window from Pan paniscus chromosome 14, NHGRI_mPanPan1-v2.0_pri, whole genome shotgun sequence encodes these proteins:
- the LOC100983955 gene encoding peptidyl-prolyl cis-trans isomerase A-like, which produces MVNPTVFFNMAVNNEPLCHVSFELYADKFPKTAENFHALSTGEKGFGYKGFCFYRIIPGFVWFMCQGSDFTHHNGTGGKSIYGEKFDDENFILKHTGPEPSHPQTNYLSMANAGPNTNGSQFFICTAKTEWLDGTHVVFGKVKEGINIVEAMERFGSRNGKTSKITIVDCGQL; this is translated from the coding sequence ATGGTCAACCCCACCGTGTTCTTCAACATGGCTGTCAATAATGAGCCCTTGTGTCACGTCTCCTTTGAGCTGTATGCAGACAAGTTTCCAAAGACAGCAGAAAACTTTCATGCTCTGAGCACTGGAGAGAAAGGATTTGGTTACAAGGGTTTCTGCTTTTACAGAATTATTCCAGGGTTTGTGTGGTTTATGTGTCAGGGCAGTGACTTCACACACCATAATGGCACTGGTGGCAAGTCCATCTATGGAGAGAAATTTGATGACGAGAACTTCATCCTGAAGCATACAGGTCCTGAACCCTCACATCCCCAAACCAATTACTTGTCCATGGCAAATGCTGGACCCAACACAAATGGTTCCCAGTTTTTCATCTGCACTGCCAAGACTGAGTGGTTGGATGGCACACATGTGGTCTTTGGCAAGGTGAAAGAAGGCATCAATATTGTGGAGGCCATGGAGCGCTTTGGATCTAGGAATGGCAAGACCAGCAAGATCACCATTGTTGACTGTGGACAACTCTAA